From the genome of Candidatus Methylopumilus rimovensis, one region includes:
- the dnaA gene encoding chromosomal replication initiator protein DnaA has protein sequence LAPNKFVQQWVKDRFAQKIEVLAKEQLPDVTKVEFAIRAIKESILPKKEAVLSKALAISPPNNIAEAPSHDATKKSAGGTLKEAKASGLNPNFTFESFVTGKANQLACAAAMQVAENPGKAYNPLFIYGGVGLGKTHLIQAIGNHLKHIQPDAKIKYLHAERYVSDVVKAYENKSFDAFKKNYHSLDLLLIDDIQFFAKKNRTQEEFFYAFNTLIENKKQIIITCDSYPKEIEGVDERLRTRFSWGLTVAIEPPELEMRVAILLKKAEENKMKISEEVAFFIAKQIRSNVRELEGALNRILAMSNFTKSAIDIHLAKDALKDLIAVRGRQVSVENIQKTVAEYFKIKISDMLSKKRSRNYSKPRQLAMALTRELTNLSFPEIGEAYGGRHHTTVMHACEEIEQLRLNNQSIAQDLGILKQVLKG, from the coding sequence CGCGCCATCAAAGAATCTATACTGCCTAAAAAAGAGGCAGTTTTATCAAAAGCTTTGGCAATTTCACCACCAAATAATATAGCTGAAGCACCAAGTCATGACGCAACCAAAAAAAGTGCAGGTGGCACATTAAAAGAAGCTAAAGCTTCAGGCCTTAATCCTAATTTTACATTTGAAAGTTTCGTGACAGGCAAAGCCAACCAATTAGCTTGCGCTGCAGCCATGCAGGTGGCTGAAAATCCAGGTAAGGCATATAACCCATTATTTATTTATGGTGGCGTCGGATTAGGCAAAACACATTTAATTCAAGCCATCGGTAATCACTTAAAACATATTCAGCCCGATGCAAAAATTAAATATCTTCATGCAGAACGTTACGTATCTGATGTCGTTAAAGCTTATGAAAATAAATCATTTGATGCATTTAAAAAAAATTATCATTCATTAGATTTACTATTGATTGATGACATTCAATTCTTTGCAAAAAAAAATCGCACTCAAGAAGAATTCTTTTATGCATTTAATACGCTAATTGAAAATAAAAAACAAATTATCATTACTTGCGATAGTTATCCAAAAGAAATAGAAGGTGTAGACGAACGCTTAAGAACCCGCTTTAGCTGGGGTCTTACAGTAGCGATTGAACCTCCAGAGCTTGAAATGCGCGTTGCTATTCTGCTTAAAAAAGCGGAAGAAAATAAAATGAAAATTTCTGAAGAAGTTGCATTCTTTATTGCAAAACAAATTCGATCTAACGTACGTGAATTAGAAGGAGCATTAAATAGAATATTAGCCATGTCTAATTTTACAAAGTCGGCTATTGACATTCATTTAGCCAAAGATGCACTTAAAGATTTAATTGCAGTACGTGGGCGCCAAGTGAGTGTTGAGAATATTCAAAAAACAGTGGCTGAATATTTTAAAATTAAAATATCAGATATGTTGAGCAAAAAACGTTCGCGCAATTATTCTAAACCCAGACAGCTTGCGATGGCATTAACAAGAGAACTCACCAATTTAAGTTTTCCTGAAATTGGTGAGGCCTATGGTGGCAGACACCATACAACAGTCATGCATGCATGCGAAGAAATTGAACAATTGCGATTAAACAATCAATCTATTGCGCAAGATTTGGGAATACTAAAACAAGTCCTTAAGGGTTAA